The sequence AAACTGATAGTAAGCGCCAAGGCGGTTTGGGTTTTCGCCGTATCTGCCATCAGTCGGACGGCGGCTTGGAGCTACGTATGCGGTTGCCCATGGCTTTGGTCCAAGGCTTCTTAAAAATGTCGCTTGGTGATATGTGCCCGCACCTGCTGGCATGTCGTATGGCTGAAGTATGACGCAGCCTTGCTCTTGCCAATAGTTTTGAAGCGTTAGTATTATTTGTGAAAATGTCATTTTTTGCCTTTTATTTTATTGATATATAAATTTCTATTTTGTCTTTTAGGTATTTTTCAAAGTCTGTTTTATAGGTTCTTTTTAGCTCACTACTTTCAAAATATCTCCAAATTTCACCCCAAAATTTTGCAACATTTTGCGGCTCATTTGCAAAGCTAAAAAGAGCGTATTTTCCGCTTTGTATATCTAAATTTTCATCACCCTTTTGGCGTGATCTTGTGCCGATAAAGTTATCGTAATGTCCATTAAGATCACTTTCGTAATTGCAGTAAACGCTATAAATTTCGCTCTTGCCATCATAGAGCTCGCCCATAAATTTAGACCATAAAGCTGGAATTTTGCCCTTGCCGTCCATTTCATCTTCATTTTTAGTGCGAGTTTTTACTCCATAAATTTCAAAGCTATCATCTAAATTTATAATCTTCATAAACTACTTTTGTCCGTTAAAATTTTCAACCGCTTGGTTCCACATGAGCTTGTATTTTCGTTTTAAAAATTCAACTTCATCTTGTGAAATTTTAAGCTGTTTTGTAAGCGTCTCGACCGTTTTTCTATCTTCATCATAGAGCTCTTGCATCGAAATGAGCGCCTCTTTTAAAAATTTATTCTCATTTCTTAAGGTCTCAAGCGTCTCATCTTTTGCGTCAAGCACCTTTTCGTGTAAATTTAGTATCGTGCCAATCGTCTTTTCCACAAAGCTAAAACCATCTTGGCTTTGTGGCTGCAAGGATAAATTTTGCGAAACACTAGGCACCACGCTCATCGTTCCCTCGCTCGCTTCTATCAAAATTTCTCCGTTTTCCTCTTTGGTTTTTAAAACGCCACGATTTATCATATCCTCGATAACTTCGCGCTCCAAGTGCACAAGTTTGCAAAATTCATCAACTCCAAGATAGGTCTGCACCGCTTCTCCTTTTATAGTATCACTTCAACCTTTGAAGAGTCTTCCTCTAAAGCCTTTATCTTTGCCTCTCTGTCGGCCTTTAGCGCGTTTGCTAGCCCCTCATCTTCAAGGGCTAAAATTTGCACCGCAAGATAGGCTGCATTTATTGCGCCAGCCTTGCCGATAGCCAAGGTCGCCACTGGCATACCACTTGGCATTTGCACAGTTGAATAAAGTGCATCAACGCCGCTTAAAGCCGATCCTGCCATTGGTATGCCGATCACTGGCTTTGTTGTGTTTGCAGCGATCGCTCCAGCTAGGTGAGCCGCCATACCAGCAGCTGCGATAAAGACTTTTGCGCCCTTTTTCTCGGCATTTGCGACGTATTCGCTAGTTCTTTTTGGGCTTCTGTGGGCTGAGCTGATTATCAGTTCATATTTTACGCCAAATTTCTCCAGAGTCTTTGCCGTCTCGCTAACGATCTCATAGTCACTTTTACTTCCCATTATAATAGAAACAAATTTCATATTTTCTCCCTTAAAAAACTAAATTTTGGCAGCTTAACGCCGAGGTTTATCTCATTTTCATTGCCGCTGTGAATTTCGCTCATAACCTTGCCTTTTTTGGTGATGAGCTGCTTAAATTTGATAAATTTCTTGCCATCTTGCGAATAGACCTTAGAGATTTCATTTTCACTATCATCTATATGCGAGCCAGTTGGCGCAACGATCTCGTAGCTCTTATCTGGGAAAATTTTATATTTACATTTAAAAAACTCACCATCTTCACTTATGGCATTTACCTGATGAGTGCCCTCTTCTAGGCTGCTCGTGTGATTTTGCGTATCGGTTCGTTCATAAGGTCTATGCACCAAGTAGCCGTCCGTAAAACCTCGATTTTTCAGCGTATTTATCTCATTTTCATAAATTTGTGCGTCAAATTTATCGTCAATGGCGTCATCTATCGCCATTTTATAGGCTCTTGCCGTGCAAGCTGCGTAGTACTCGCTCTTTGTGCGACCCTCTATCTTAAAGCTATCAATGACACCGCTATCAACGATCTCTTTGATGTGTGAGATGAGGCAAAGATCCTTTGAATTCATGATGTGAGTGCCGTTTTCATCCTCTTCTAGACGGAAAAGTACGCCGCTCTCTTCGTTTTTTGCGTAGAGTTCATACTTAAATCTGCAGTCATTTGCGCAACTGCCACGATTTGACATACGTCCGCTTTGCACTGAGCTTACCAAACATCTTCCAGAATAGGCAAAACACATCGAGCCATGGACGAAAATTTCGATATCAAGGGTTGGAATTTCCTCTTTTATCTTTATAACATCTTTTAAATTCATCTCTCTAGCCACGACGATGCGTTTTGCGCCCATATCGTGATAAATTTTAGCATCCAGCACGTTCATAACGTTTGCCTGAGTAGAGAGGTGTATCTCGATA is a genomic window of Campylobacter concisus containing:
- a CDS encoding GyrI-like domain-containing protein — protein: MKIINLDDSFEIYGVKTRTKNEDEMDGKGKIPALWSKFMGELYDGKSEIYSVYCNYESDLNGHYDNFIGTRSRQKGDENLDIQSGKYALFSFANEPQNVAKFWGEIWRYFESSELKRTYKTDFEKYLKDKIEIYISIK
- a CDS encoding DUF3972 domain-containing protein; this encodes MQTYLGVDEFCKLVHLEREVIEDMINRGVLKTKEENGEILIEASEGTMSVVPSVSQNLSLQPQSQDGFSFVEKTIGTILNLHEKVLDAKDETLETLRNENKFLKEALISMQELYDEDRKTVETLTKQLKISQDEVEFLKRKYKLMWNQAVENFNGQK
- the purE gene encoding 5-(carboxyamino)imidazole ribonucleotide mutase; its protein translation is MKFVSIIMGSKSDYEIVSETAKTLEKFGVKYELIISSAHRSPKRTSEYVANAEKKGAKVFIAAAGMAAHLAGAIAANTTKPVIGIPMAGSALSGVDALYSTVQMPSGMPVATLAIGKAGAINAAYLAVQILALEDEGLANALKADREAKIKALEEDSSKVEVIL
- a CDS encoding peptidase U32 family protein produces the protein MLKRPELLSPAGNLTKLKIALEYGADAVYGSVASFSLRTRSAREFNLETFKEAIDYTHEKGKKFYATINAFPFNSQIESLKRHLQTISAMKPDAFIIATPGVMSLAKEIAPDIEIHLSTQANVMNVLDAKIYHDMGAKRIVVAREMNLKDVIKIKEEIPTLDIEIFVHGSMCFAYSGRCLVSSVQSGRMSNRGSCANDCRFKYELYAKNEESGVLFRLEEDENGTHIMNSKDLCLISHIKEIVDSGVIDSFKIEGRTKSEYYAACTARAYKMAIDDAIDDKFDAQIYENEINTLKNRGFTDGYLVHRPYERTDTQNHTSSLEEGTHQVNAISEDGEFFKCKYKIFPDKSYEIVAPTGSHIDDSENEISKVYSQDGKKFIKFKQLITKKGKVMSEIHSGNENEINLGVKLPKFSFLREKI